A single window of Coffea eugenioides isolate CCC68of chromosome 7, Ceug_1.0, whole genome shotgun sequence DNA harbors:
- the LOC113778036 gene encoding protein FREE1-like, with translation MSSSYYQYYQHDFQSPNPNPGSNPNVPVDSQFIPTPTIPSYAYASAPPVSSNYSPSADFSASNYSSSTYPSHSRSSDPAPSYSISPSPASSQPSNLPSYSFPHLEPSYYPYDQNPGAAAASAAVSYDYPNSNPSYSSSYPYSSASYDGSSQNYDNSFGNNVSHGGYDDQGMYDAGVYKYNGGNSEPYGAKGTRSRPESGGVLFDDYGRPINVPAGKEQNGSGSFPKIVKAAPKAEELHDTRGSVQKYRVRLLSEGAGQTDMDVLCQIGLDGIRILDPATSRTLKIYPLESVTRWDVLDLYIFAFWAKSSVDIEPRRIRLKSNSYTTNNILDTVAAASIQVKEMGGTTKPSDAVKDADQPAEKKKAFIDWMNLMKLGHEEKDHWVPDDAVNKCTACSSIFNAFNRKHHCRNCGDIFCDKCTQGRIALTADENAQPVRVCDRCLAEVTQRLSNTREAAARFAGAQSHEELVRKLKEEMDKNRKTSSDVASDGFGTRTREVACPTCTVHLQVQVPASGSETIECSVCQHPFLVGAH, from the exons ATGAGCTCGTCGTATTACCAGTATTATCAACACGACTTCCAAAGCCCTAACCCTAATCCCGGCTCCAACCCCAACGTCCCCGTGGATTCTCAGTTTATTCCGACCCCCACAATCCCCTCCTACGCCTACGCCTCTGCCCCGCCGGTTTCCTCCAATTATTCGCCCTCCGCCGATTTCTCCGCCAGTAATTATTCCTCCTCCACTTACCCTTCCCATTCCCGGAGTTCTGATCCTGCCCCTTCTTATTCTATAAGCCCTAGCCCTGCCTCCTCTCAGCCCTCCAATCTACCTTCCTACTCTTTCCCTCATCTGGAACCTTCCTATTATCCGTACGATCAGAATCCTGGAGCTGCTGCTGCTTCTGCTGCTGTTAGTTACGATTATCCCAATTCAAATCCTAGTTATAGCTCGTCGTATCCTTATTCATCGGCCTCTTATGACGGTTCTTCGCAGAATTACGACAATTCATTCGGGAATAATGTTAGTCATGGGGGATATGATGATCAGGGGATGTATGATGCTGGGGTTTATAAATATAATGGGGGAAATTCAGAGCCCTATGGTGCTAAAGGGACCCGGTCTCGACCCGAGAGTGGTGGAGTGCTGTTTGATGATTATGGAAGGCCCATTAATGTTCCCGCTGGGAAAGAGCAGAATGGGTCTGGAAGCTTTCCTAAGATTGTGAAGGCGGCTCCAAAGGCTGAGGAGCTGCATGATACCAGGGGCAGCGTGCAGAAATACCGAGTCAGGCTCTTATCCGAAGGTGCAGGTCAGACTGACATGGATGTGCTCTGCCAG ATTGGTTTAGATGGAATTCGTATACTTGATCCAGCGACTAGTCGGACATTAAAGATATACCCACTTGAGAGTGTCACCAGATGGGAT GTGTTGGACTTGTATATATTTGCATTTTGGGCTAAAAGTTCTGTTGACATTGAACCAAGACGCATCAGGCTGAAATCGAATAGCTATACAACAAACAATATTTTGGACACAGTGGCAGCAGCAAGCATTCAG GTCAAGGAAATGGGTGGAACAACTAAACCTTCAGATGCAGTGAAGGATGCCGACCAACCTGCAGAAAAGAAGAAAGCATTTATTGATTGGATGAACTTGATGAAGCTGGGACATGAAGAGAAGGATCACTGG GTTCCTGATGATGCAGTTAACAAATGTACCGCGTGTTCATCAATTTTCAATGCTTTTAACCGGAAG CATCATTGTAGGAATTGTGGGGATATTTTTTGTGACAAGTGCACACAAGGTAGAATTGCCCTTACTGCTGATGAGAATGCTCAACCAGTTCGTGTTTGTGACCGATGCTTG GCAGAAGTTACTCAGAGGCTGAGTAACACAAGGGAAGCAGCTGCCAGATTCGCTGGAGCTCAGAGTCACGAGGAGCTTGTGAGAAAACTTAAG GAGGAGATGGACAAAAATCGCAAGACATCATCAG ATGTAGCTTCTGATGGATTTGGAACACGCACGAGAGAGGTTGCATGTCCAACTTGCACAGTCCACTTACAG GTTCAGGTTCCGGCCTCCGGTTCTGAGACCATTGAATGCAGTGTTTGCCAGCACCCTTTTCTTGTGGGCGCTCATTGA